A stretch of the uncultured Desulfobacter sp. genome encodes the following:
- a CDS encoding PHB depolymerase family esterase, with the protein MPLSYDAARSTPLLIFFHGGGGHMEQAAKDYGWKEKSEKEGFILAFPNGSSRLPRQHLATWNAGRCCGYARDGKIDDIRFVKLVIGDIEQKANVDNEKIFAVGMSNGGMLAHRIACEMADTFRAIASVAGTDNTNCCTPSRPISVLHIHAGDDTHVLFNGGAGKNAFRDKSKVTEFTSVPETINRWVIRNNAGKTPRRIIDVPGAYADLYTSRQNKAQIELVVTEKGGHSWPGGKSVRGKKPSKAIVASDIIWDFFMRQVR; encoded by the coding sequence ATTCCCTTGTCCTACGATGCCGCACGGTCAACGCCCCTTCTTATCTTTTTCCACGGTGGCGGCGGGCATATGGAGCAAGCCGCAAAAGATTACGGTTGGAAGGAGAAGTCGGAGAAAGAAGGTTTCATTCTCGCATTCCCGAATGGTTCAAGCCGCCTGCCCAGACAGCATTTAGCAACATGGAATGCCGGCCGGTGCTGCGGTTATGCACGTGATGGAAAGATTGATGATATCAGGTTTGTGAAGCTGGTAATTGGTGATATTGAACAAAAAGCCAATGTCGATAATGAAAAGATCTTTGCCGTCGGTATGTCCAACGGGGGCATGCTGGCACACCGGATTGCCTGTGAAATGGCCGATACGTTCAGGGCAATCGCATCAGTTGCAGGCACCGACAATACGAATTGCTGCACCCCCTCCCGTCCCATATCCGTTTTGCATATCCACGCCGGAGACGATACGCATGTTCTTTTTAACGGAGGCGCGGGGAAAAACGCTTTCAGAGACAAATCAAAGGTGACCGAATTTACCTCGGTACCCGAGACCATAAATCGGTGGGTTATTCGCAACAATGCGGGAAAGACTCCTCGTCGAATTATAGATGTGCCGGGGGCATACGCCGATCTTTACACCTCAAGGCAGAACAAAGCACAGATAGAGTTGGTCGTCACAGAAAAGGGCGGTCACTCCTGGCCGGGAGGCAAAAGCGTGAGGGGAAAAAAGCCCTCAAAGGCGATCGTGGCCAGCGATATCATCTGGGACTTTTTCATGAGGCAGGTGAGATGA
- a CDS encoding TonB-dependent receptor — translation MKIFQAAIVFISILITINQSMADSKQSEISLDTLTVTANKQEENIQDVPMSITAFDELTLEDKNITSLDELTDYVPNLIILDQGVSGAAVPSMRGINAGLGTFDVATALFVDGVPILSFAGYEDTLLNIERVEVLRGPQGTLYGRSAQAGAINIISRQPDNEFRGKISVDGGEDNKKEVSLSVSGPIIQDKLFIGLSGQHYDKDGFIKNGYTGDMEGAKEHWYGKGQLRWTPTDDLDINLIVSRLEYDNDGFTMGLSEDGASSMGVIPSGDREVYSGFDTKEDSINTAQALKISYDFNDALNLSSITTHNLYEEKTASDWDFNPADLSFSTNDNEYESISQELRLASNAEKMNWVAGLFYYKYDNTFDNMYRSSPTKRDMGGETYALFGQLRYALTDKLGVTGGLRYEHQDKDFEDYVSGRARDNSWDDIAPKFSVDYGFTSEVMGYVTVAKGFRPGGFNLWSTAAEYDSYDSEEVWSYEIGAKGQFLENRLIVNIALFYLDRNDMQVSEKIPAGQSYITNAATINSYGAELEVQAKITPHFSMTSSVGYINAEFDDYEDYLGDYNGNKVTGVPDYTFSIGGQYRADNGFYTRVDLTGVGSMYIDKKNEYKRDAYQLINAQIGYEAESWDIYLYGKNIFDEDYSKVGATYITYSDPREIGVKLTYRF, via the coding sequence ATGAAAATTTTTCAAGCAGCTATTGTATTTATTTCGATTTTAATTACCATAAATCAATCCATGGCTGATAGTAAACAATCCGAAATATCATTGGATACCCTCACTGTAACTGCAAATAAGCAGGAAGAAAATATCCAGGATGTCCCAATGAGCATCACAGCATTTGATGAGTTAACACTTGAAGACAAGAATATTACTTCTCTTGACGAGTTGACCGATTATGTTCCAAATTTAATAATCCTTGATCAAGGTGTTTCAGGAGCTGCAGTGCCTTCTATGCGGGGAATCAATGCCGGCTTAGGAACATTTGATGTTGCAACTGCCCTGTTCGTCGACGGAGTCCCAATTTTATCATTTGCGGGATATGAAGATACCCTCCTGAATATTGAACGAGTAGAGGTCTTACGCGGTCCCCAGGGCACGTTGTATGGAAGAAGTGCTCAAGCAGGTGCTATCAATATTATTTCCCGCCAACCGGACAATGAATTTCGTGGAAAGATCTCAGTTGATGGGGGAGAGGATAACAAAAAAGAAGTTTCTTTAAGTGTAAGTGGGCCGATCATTCAGGACAAGCTCTTCATTGGACTGTCCGGACAGCATTACGACAAAGACGGTTTTATTAAAAATGGGTACACCGGAGATATGGAAGGCGCAAAAGAGCATTGGTACGGAAAAGGCCAACTCAGGTGGACGCCGACAGATGATCTTGATATCAACTTAATTGTTTCGCGGCTCGAATATGACAATGACGGCTTCACCATGGGGTTAAGTGAAGATGGCGCCTCTAGTATGGGAGTGATTCCTTCCGGTGACCGTGAGGTATACTCTGGTTTTGATACCAAAGAGGATTCAATAAACACCGCTCAAGCCTTAAAAATCAGTTACGATTTTAATGATGCACTCAATTTAAGTTCAATCACCACTCACAACCTTTATGAAGAGAAGACGGCTTCGGATTGGGACTTCAATCCCGCTGATTTGTCGTTCTCAACGAATGATAACGAATACGAGAGTATTTCTCAGGAACTGAGGTTGGCATCAAATGCGGAAAAGATGAATTGGGTGGCCGGTCTCTTTTATTATAAATACGATAATACATTTGATAATATGTACCGTTCTTCTCCCACCAAAAGGGACATGGGAGGCGAGACCTACGCCCTTTTTGGTCAACTTCGTTACGCTTTAACGGATAAATTAGGAGTAACTGGTGGTTTGCGTTATGAACACCAGGATAAAGATTTCGAGGATTATGTATCGGGTAGAGCCAGGGATAATTCCTGGGATGATATTGCGCCTAAGTTCAGCGTGGATTACGGCTTCACGTCGGAGGTTATGGGATATGTAACGGTTGCGAAAGGTTTTAGACCTGGTGGCTTCAATCTTTGGAGTACAGCTGCGGAATATGACAGTTATGATAGCGAAGAAGTGTGGTCCTATGAAATAGGAGCAAAAGGTCAATTTCTTGAAAACAGGTTGATTGTAAACATCGCACTTTTTTATCTGGATAGAAATGACATGCAGGTGAGTGAGAAGATTCCTGCAGGCCAGAGCTATATAACCAATGCTGCTACTATTAACTCCTATGGCGCTGAATTGGAAGTGCAGGCAAAAATCACTCCCCATTTTTCTATGACCTCAAGTGTTGGGTATATTAATGCAGAGTTTGATGATTACGAGGACTACTTAGGCGACTATAATGGAAACAAAGTTACTGGTGTCCCCGATTATACATTTTCCATTGGAGGACAATATAGAGCAGACAACGGCTTTTATACAAGAGTTGATTTAACCGGTGTTGGAAGTATGTATATTGATAAGAAAAATGAATATAAAAGAGATGCTTATCAATTAATTAATGCCCAAATTGGGTATGAAGCTGAAAGCTGGGATATTTATCTCTATGGTAAGAATATCTTTGATGAAGATTACTCAAAAGTTGGTGCGACATATATAACTTACAGTGATCCCCGTGAAATAGGCGTAAAGCTTACCTACCGATTTTAA
- a CDS encoding AraC family transcriptional regulator, with protein sequence MKRQDPVIISAQDYYGPCLSLNYFFKQQDEYEIFYNWSGHLNGLSRGAIYQLKCQPGLILAITRHYPSTPLSISFEEETNYVALSFRLRDGSHLHHTPEQETTFCSNQGALSHIRFKTMLTHLTRKPFCGVAIFMEPWFIQRFLQGVAGEFVRKIEEMLAFQNEGEIFRSCPVFMTPSINVCLHEIIGCTYVDARRQLFLGSRALELLRFGLDQFIPDKGQAISCFNSETYSPNFVHKARDIMISDIKNPPSLTELSRMVGVNRTTLSQCFRKVYGVTAFNFLRTFRLEESKRLLQAGNRSVTQVAFEVGYAQQKTFSKEFKKYFGDTPSAFTRNYRQDTGNKRAKRLRCPF encoded by the coding sequence ATGAAAAGACAGGACCCTGTCATTATTTCAGCTCAAGATTATTATGGCCCATGCCTTAGTCTAAATTATTTTTTTAAGCAACAAGACGAGTATGAAATATTCTATAATTGGTCAGGCCACTTGAACGGTCTAAGCCGGGGGGCTATATATCAACTCAAGTGTCAGCCCGGTTTGATTTTGGCAATCACAAGGCATTATCCTTCCACTCCTCTCAGCATTTCTTTTGAAGAAGAAACAAATTATGTTGCTCTTAGTTTTAGGCTTCGTGATGGTTCTCACCTGCATCATACCCCAGAGCAGGAAACTACCTTTTGCTCCAATCAAGGGGCTTTATCCCATATACGTTTTAAGACCATGCTGACCCATTTAACCAGAAAACCCTTTTGTGGTGTCGCAATTTTTATGGAACCGTGGTTTATACAACGTTTTTTGCAAGGAGTAGCAGGAGAATTTGTCCGAAAGATAGAAGAAATGCTGGCTTTCCAAAATGAAGGTGAAATTTTTAGGAGCTGCCCCGTGTTCATGACCCCTTCTATTAACGTTTGTCTTCATGAAATCATCGGATGTACTTATGTTGATGCTCGCAGACAACTCTTTTTAGGAAGTAGAGCGCTGGAACTGCTGAGGTTCGGTCTAGACCAATTCATTCCTGATAAGGGGCAGGCTATCTCCTGCTTTAACTCGGAAACCTATTCCCCTAATTTCGTCCACAAAGCCCGCGACATCATGATTTCCGATATTAAAAATCCGCCCTCCCTGACAGAACTTTCCAGAATGGTGGGAGTGAATAGGACCACGTTAAGTCAGTGCTTTCGTAAGGTTTATGGTGTTACTGCCTTTAACTTTCTTCGCACGTTCAGGCTGGAAGAATCCAAGCGTCTGCTGCAAGCCGGAAACCGAAGTGTGACACAAGTTGCTTTTGAAGTGGGGTACGCCCAGCAGAAAACGTTCTCCAAAGAATTTAAAAAGTATTTTGGTGATACTCCAAGCGCTTTTACAAGAAACTATAGACAAGATACTGGAAACAAGAGGGCGAAGCGCCTGCGGTGCCCATTTTAA
- a CDS encoding ABC transporter ATP-binding protein — MKLIIKNLSKTYSNGVQALKDVNLTIGKGMFGLLGQNGAGKSSLMRTLATLQDVDQGQVFLDGANVIKEPEKIRRTLGYLPQEFGVYDTVSAQEMLDYIAQIKGFEKKTERRAQVAYLLNRVNLYEVRKKRLKTYSGGMKQRFGIAQALIGEPELIIVDEPTAGLDPEERNRFYNILSELGEEAIVILSTHIVEDVTSLCSDMAIIGGGQVLVHAPPRKIVQAVEGKIWTKEIDRDDLDTCKKKLAVIATHIEQGRMRIHVFGKTAPDASFEPETANMEDAYFGVISGHVNLPELSPGVPEAQL; from the coding sequence ATGAAACTGATTATAAAGAATTTATCAAAAACTTATTCTAACGGTGTGCAGGCCCTGAAGGATGTCAATCTGACCATTGGTAAAGGCATGTTCGGCCTGTTGGGGCAAAACGGGGCCGGCAAATCTTCCCTGATGCGCACCCTTGCCACCCTGCAGGATGTGGATCAGGGGCAAGTTTTTCTTGACGGTGCCAATGTCATAAAAGAACCGGAAAAAATCCGCAGGACCCTGGGCTACCTACCCCAGGAATTCGGCGTTTACGATACGGTGTCCGCCCAGGAAATGCTGGACTATATTGCCCAAATCAAGGGATTTGAGAAAAAAACTGAACGCAGAGCCCAGGTTGCTTATCTGCTGAACAGAGTGAACCTCTACGAAGTTCGTAAAAAGAGGCTGAAGACCTATTCCGGCGGAATGAAACAACGTTTCGGCATTGCCCAAGCACTCATCGGAGAGCCCGAATTGATCATCGTGGATGAGCCCACGGCCGGTCTGGATCCTGAAGAGAGAAATCGATTCTACAATATCCTGAGCGAATTAGGCGAAGAGGCCATAGTCATTCTTTCCACCCATATTGTGGAGGATGTGACCTCCCTGTGCTCGGACATGGCCATTATCGGCGGGGGTCAGGTATTGGTCCATGCCCCGCCCAGAAAGATTGTCCAAGCGGTGGAAGGCAAAATTTGGACAAAAGAAATAGACAGAGACGATCTGGATACCTGTAAGAAAAAGCTGGCAGTTATCGCCACCCATATCGAACAAGGCCGGATGCGTATCCATGTGTTCGGCAAAACAGCGCCGGATGCCTCCTTTGAACCCGAAACAGCGAATATGGAAGACGCCTATTTTGGGGTGATCAGCGGTCATGTGAATTTGCCGGAATTGTCCCCAGGCGTGCCGGAGGCCCAACTATGA
- a CDS encoding TonB-dependent receptor, whose translation MNKLKSISLSIAISLLLGNLLYAQDTQILDLDSVTVTANKMEENIKEIPQSITVMTDVEIEERGIKDVSDLIKYIPNLISTSVINFRGLNSSMFTNASPMVIYVDGVPYSHRWGFNKTISNILRVEVLRGPQGTIYGKDSMGGVINIVTKEPSNTVAGSVSAEYGTDNYGEIAFDISAPVIDNKLFFGLNGVYSQSDGYATNHYPGQREDANEKENYLSNIKLKYNPTEDLSIKFNASKESDTKYGEEGGIVPFGSDINSYERDDFKDVSYDEDTYSENKSDAQALHIDYDFKDLRFSSLTTHKKTEIDQYYDYDHSDNSPYDSLSYFMEMESKNIAQEFRLSNNNDGLRWVTGLYYENQKDDILVATRLSDTYTDAISEIKSDTLAAFGQVVIPFLEDYELTLGGRYQRITKDIDSKNYCLPAGTTGAPRYTLDEDNTWDTFLPKIALSYKIHKDLSSYFSITKGYLAGGYNYAASSGTVDQNKFDAQESINYELGIRGDLLDNRLYLSAAIFYLDIEDLHVYSHDDATGVTHTSNAAEAYSQGIELELGYTINENWRIDGSFGLIEAKYNEYTNASGTDLKDNKIQRTPSHTANLGVSYSNDHGIYGRLDIKNQGKMYFNDTNTYQENSYTTADVKIGYLFDGWDIYAYANNITDESYLTAADNMMTGTVLTYGEGRFLGIGAKYHF comes from the coding sequence ATGAATAAACTAAAATCGATAAGCTTATCTATCGCAATATCCTTGCTTTTGGGAAATCTTCTTTATGCGCAAGATACGCAAATTTTAGATTTAGATAGCGTAACGGTAACGGCAAATAAAATGGAAGAAAATATCAAAGAGATACCCCAAAGTATTACGGTTATGACAGATGTTGAGATTGAGGAAAGAGGGATAAAGGATGTTAGCGATTTAATAAAATATATTCCAAATCTTATCTCAACTTCAGTAATAAACTTTAGAGGTTTAAATAGCTCTATGTTTACGAATGCCAGTCCAATGGTGATCTATGTAGATGGCGTTCCCTATAGTCACCGGTGGGGTTTTAATAAAACCATATCAAATATTTTAAGAGTAGAAGTTCTAAGAGGCCCTCAAGGAACAATTTACGGAAAAGACTCGATGGGTGGGGTTATTAATATTGTTACAAAAGAACCTTCAAATACTGTGGCGGGAAGTGTATCCGCGGAATACGGTACGGATAATTATGGCGAAATCGCTTTTGATATTAGTGCCCCGGTGATTGATAATAAACTCTTTTTCGGGCTAAACGGCGTATATTCCCAAAGTGACGGCTATGCGACAAACCACTATCCCGGTCAAAGAGAGGATGCAAATGAAAAAGAGAATTATCTTTCTAATATCAAGTTAAAATATAATCCAACTGAAGATCTAAGTATAAAATTCAATGCGTCTAAAGAGAGTGATACAAAATACGGTGAAGAGGGTGGGATAGTACCTTTTGGTTCAGATATTAATAGCTATGAAAGAGATGATTTTAAAGATGTATCCTATGATGAAGATACATATTCAGAGAACAAGTCTGATGCCCAGGCGCTTCATATAGATTATGATTTTAAAGATTTAAGATTTTCCTCTTTAACAACACATAAAAAAACGGAAATTGACCAATACTATGATTACGATCATTCTGATAATAGTCCATATGATAGCTTATCTTATTTCATGGAGATGGAATCAAAGAATATCGCTCAAGAGTTTAGACTTTCCAATAATAATGATGGGTTAAGATGGGTTACGGGACTATATTATGAAAACCAAAAAGATGACATTTTAGTTGCGACCAGACTTTCTGATACATATACAGATGCAATTTCTGAAATCAAAAGTGATACTTTGGCTGCCTTCGGACAAGTCGTTATCCCTTTTTTAGAGGATTATGAACTAACTTTAGGTGGCAGATATCAAAGAATTACAAAAGATATTGATTCAAAAAATTATTGCCTGCCTGCAGGTACTACAGGCGCGCCCCGTTATACCTTGGATGAGGATAATACTTGGGATACTTTTCTACCCAAAATAGCGCTTTCCTATAAAATACATAAGGATCTAAGCTCTTACTTTAGTATCACCAAAGGGTATCTTGCAGGCGGATACAATTATGCTGCAAGTAGCGGTACAGTCGACCAAAATAAGTTTGATGCCCAAGAGTCCATCAACTATGAGTTAGGGATACGAGGGGACTTATTGGATAATCGTTTATATCTTTCAGCCGCTATTTTTTATTTGGATATTGAAGACTTACATGTCTACAGTCATGATGATGCAACAGGGGTCACACATACATCAAATGCGGCAGAAGCTTATTCTCAAGGAATAGAATTAGAACTGGGATATACAATAAATGAGAATTGGCGCATTGATGGTTCTTTCGGGCTTATCGAAGCAAAATATAATGAATACACGAATGCAAGCGGAACGGATCTAAAAGATAATAAAATACAGAGGACCCCTTCACATACGGCTAATTTAGGCGTGTCATATTCTAACGATCATGGGATCTACGGCAGGCTTGATATCAAAAATCAAGGAAAAATGTATTTTAATGATACAAATACATATCAAGAAAATTCATATACCACAGCTGATGTAAAAATAGGATATCTCTTTGATGGTTGGGATATTTATGCTTATGCAAATAATATCACCGATGAAAGCTATTTAACGGCTGCTGATAATATGATGACAGGGACTGTTTTAACTTACGGTGAAGGACGATTTTTAGGAATCGGTGCAAAATATCACTTTTAA
- a CDS encoding AraC family transcriptional regulator, translating to MIKFSSGMTLSFQQRRFKHQTKLYGQSDEAFIGFHFCLSGFDRTKVNGVGNDLLFCRDNNGFIIAKNGWQWQVDVPEKQNFSIVAIGFSFNDFRKIVCDQTQSLPSALQCVCEDKIPEFKSLSMPSTPQIRLVLAQMLDPSLTLSHRKLYFEAKSLELIDLMIDLLNHTNHDRHSARQFQSSEIDRLYHVREVMQKDLANPPNLYDLAKIAGMNHCKLNRGFKALFGNTVFGCLRDMRLETARRLLTTGKMNVTEASCFVGYSCLSHFSSAFKEQYKMNPRECLKCSTHSYRFQQAKLNRTNR from the coding sequence ATGATAAAGTTTTCCTCCGGAATGACCTTAAGTTTTCAACAACGCCGATTTAAACATCAGACCAAACTGTATGGCCAAAGCGATGAAGCGTTCATCGGTTTCCATTTTTGCCTGTCCGGTTTTGACAGAACCAAGGTGAACGGTGTTGGGAATGATCTTCTGTTTTGCAGGGACAATAATGGTTTCATCATTGCAAAAAATGGCTGGCAATGGCAGGTTGACGTTCCTGAAAAACAAAATTTCTCGATTGTCGCTATCGGTTTTTCGTTCAATGACTTCAGGAAAATCGTTTGCGATCAAACACAGAGTTTACCTTCGGCCTTACAATGCGTCTGCGAAGATAAGATCCCGGAATTTAAGAGTTTGAGCATGCCTTCAACGCCACAAATACGGTTGGTTCTGGCTCAGATGCTTGATCCATCTTTAACTCTATCCCATAGAAAACTATATTTTGAAGCCAAATCATTGGAACTTATCGACCTAATGATAGATTTGCTGAATCATACAAACCATGACAGGCATTCAGCAAGACAATTTCAATCCTCGGAAATCGACAGGCTTTATCACGTAAGGGAGGTCATGCAAAAAGACCTTGCCAACCCGCCGAATCTCTATGATCTGGCAAAAATTGCAGGCATGAACCATTGCAAATTGAATCGCGGCTTCAAAGCCCTGTTCGGGAACACGGTTTTCGGATGCCTTCGGGATATGCGCCTTGAAACGGCCCGTCGGCTTTTGACGACGGGGAAAATGAATGTCACCGAAGCATCCTGTTTTGTGGGCTATTCTTGTTTGAGCCATTTTTCCAGTGCGTTTAAAGAACAATATAAGATGAATCCGCGGGAATGTTTGAAATGTTCCACCCATTCCTACCGCTTTCAGCAGGCGAAACTCAACCGGACCAACCGTTAA
- a CDS encoding isoprenylcysteine carboxylmethyltransferase family protein, with translation MIINCFAAAILVTPLISMAFPAIDYLRSYKNETKAGSQGKKADYNYFFYLLVIGVVGMWGTWIFGIIRLFSTHGTSFIKHGSVGSAPFWLFQMVGLIIFGAGAVIYNLTIVAAGKYLRPAPAGTLDKHILIDKGPFSLIRHPLYIAYFLINIGLSLTFLYVIPLFSAVLIVLGIYPTAKAEEAVLEKQLGDKYISYKQRVGMFVPWF, from the coding sequence GTGATTATAAATTGTTTTGCGGCGGCCATACTGGTCACGCCGTTGATTTCTATGGCTTTCCCGGCCATTGATTATTTGCGGTCCTATAAAAACGAAACAAAAGCCGGTTCCCAGGGTAAAAAAGCCGACTATAATTATTTTTTTTATCTGCTGGTAATCGGGGTGGTTGGCATGTGGGGAACATGGATTTTCGGCATTATACGGCTGTTTTCAACCCACGGCACAAGCTTTATAAAGCACGGGAGTGTCGGTTCAGCACCGTTCTGGCTGTTTCAGATGGTCGGATTGATCATTTTTGGAGCCGGTGCCGTGATCTACAATCTGACCATTGTTGCTGCCGGTAAGTATCTGCGCCCGGCCCCTGCCGGCACGCTTGATAAGCATATACTCATAGACAAGGGGCCCTTTTCCCTGATTCGCCACCCGCTTTACATCGCTTATTTTTTAATCAATATCGGTTTAAGCCTGACTTTTTTATACGTCATACCTTTGTTTTCTGCCGTGTTGATTGTCCTGGGTATTTACCCTACGGCCAAGGCCGAAGAAGCGGTGCTTGAAAAACAGCTTGGCGATAAATATATCAGTTATAAGCAACGCGTTGGCATGTTTGTCCCCTGGTTTTAA
- a CDS encoding ATP-binding protein, translating into MYIDRIASDKLLKLANTFPAVVISGARQVGKSTLVEHLFKEKADIVVFDPVIDVENARQDPELFLNNHRTPIILDEIQYAPELIPVIKRRIDKDRSSGQYIITGSQQWGVLKSISESLAGRAVFLDLESLSLAEISGKQDVKALIHAWLDSPDAFLVAAPVRLPVSSNLYELLWKGSMPETRFIDPELIPDYYNAYIRTYIERDVRLLANISDFQLFGRFLRLMTALTAQEINHSQLGRELGLSPKTTSQWLEILTATFQWFQVFPYSGNTLKRISGKPKGYIADTGLACTSQAISTPTAVGSHPNLGALFETAVVGEIRKQISILSPKPNLYHWRSHGGGEVDFILERDAVFYPIEIKAKSNPSRKDTTGISSFRKTYPHLKIEKGLVLCPTDKVIQLSDLDYAVPWDIQGE; encoded by the coding sequence ATGTATATCGATAGAATAGCAAGCGACAAACTGTTGAAGCTGGCCAACACATTCCCGGCAGTTGTAATTTCCGGTGCCAGGCAGGTTGGAAAAAGTACACTTGTAGAGCATCTTTTTAAAGAAAAAGCGGATATTGTTGTTTTTGACCCTGTTATTGACGTTGAAAATGCAAGACAAGATCCTGAGCTTTTTTTAAATAATCACCGTACGCCGATTATTTTGGATGAAATACAATATGCGCCTGAACTAATTCCGGTAATTAAAAGACGTATTGATAAAGACCGGTCTTCCGGGCAATACATCATAACCGGTTCTCAACAATGGGGGGTACTGAAGTCCATATCCGAAAGCCTGGCCGGGCGGGCCGTTTTTCTTGATCTTGAATCTTTGTCTCTTGCTGAAATTTCTGGGAAGCAGGATGTTAAAGCATTGATTCATGCGTGGCTGGATTCTCCGGATGCTTTTCTGGTAGCCGCCCCTGTCCGTCTGCCTGTCAGTTCAAATCTTTATGAACTGTTATGGAAAGGCTCAATGCCTGAAACCCGATTTATTGATCCGGAATTGATCCCTGACTATTATAACGCCTATATCAGAACCTATATAGAAAGGGATGTCCGGCTCCTTGCCAACATATCGGACTTCCAGCTTTTTGGACGGTTTTTACGGTTAATGACTGCTCTCACCGCCCAGGAGATTAATCACAGCCAATTAGGCAGGGAATTAGGACTGTCTCCCAAAACTACCAGCCAATGGCTTGAAATACTCACTGCTACATTTCAATGGTTCCAAGTTTTTCCCTATTCCGGCAACACATTAAAAAGAATAAGCGGCAAACCAAAGGGATATATCGCAGATACAGGGTTGGCATGTACGTCCCAGGCAATATCAACACCAACAGCTGTCGGATCACATCCAAATCTGGGCGCTTTATTTGAAACCGCCGTTGTTGGTGAAATAAGAAAGCAGATTTCGATTTTATCGCCGAAACCAAACCTGTACCATTGGCGTTCCCATGGTGGCGGAGAGGTGGATTTCATTCTTGAAAGAGATGCTGTTTTTTATCCAATCGAGATTAAGGCTAAATCAAATCCCTCCCGGAAAGATACGACCGGAATCAGCAGTTTTAGAAAAACATATCCCCATCTGAAAATAGAAAAAGGACTCGTCCTCTGCCCGACTGATAAGGTCATTCAATTGTCGGACCTTGATTATGCAGTGCCCTGGGACATTCAAGGAGAATAG
- a CDS encoding MATE family efflux transporter, which produces MNQAILVIMGSGSSAVLSVAMGQKDHETVGRLLGNLIPITFLASTAFALFLYLFPPGVVRILGSNGAFLPIAVACL; this is translated from the coding sequence ATGAATCAGGCCATATTGGTGATCATGGGAAGTGGTTCCAGCGCGGTTCTTTCCGTGGCCATGGGGCAAAAAGACCATGAGACCGTGGGGCGTCTGTTGGGCAACCTGATACCCATAACCTTTCTGGCCTCAACCGCTTTTGCCCTGTTCCTATACTTGTTTCCCCCCGGTGTTGTCCGCATTTTGGGTAGCAACGGGGCGTTTCTTCCGATAGCAGTTGCCTGTCTTTAG